Genomic window (Tenrec ecaudatus isolate mTenEca1 chromosome 16, mTenEca1.hap1, whole genome shotgun sequence):
TGAAAGGGAGACTGGACTTTGGGATCCCTGGAAAGTTCTGGTCTCTAGTTCATAGACCCACCTTCCCTACTCCAGAGGGGATATGCACCTCTCTCTGGGTGACCCCTGGACCCCCGAGGAGCAGTGGGCTCCTGCTGGGTGGCACATGGGGGCACTCCGCGAGAAGAGCAATATCCCTCTTTACATTGAGGTCCAGGGGTGACCTCAGATGGGGTGGTCAGGTgcttcaacccatagcaaccctgtgtcacAGAGTGCCACGCGGCCTGGTCCTGGCCACCATCTGATGGATGGTGGGCGTGAGCCCATTGTGGTGGCCATGGTGTGTCCACCTTGTGGAAGGCCGTCGTCTTTGGctgaccctctagtttaccaagcaggatgtattTTTCCAGAGAGggtcaggatgcccttctccgggggCCGGCCACTCCCGAGAGCATCTCCAGAGTTGGAGGGACCGAGTCTCACCCTCCTCGTCCTCCGCATCCTGCCCGTGCTTCTTCCAGGACGGAGTGGTCGGTGCAGGCCGGTCGTGGCTCAGTGTTCTCCACCAGCCCCTTCGTTCAAACGCATCAGCTCCCTGGTTCGCCCACTTCCCCGCCCGGCACCCACATGCATGCACAGTGACTGAGAACACCGTTGCCCAGGCCAGGTGCACCTGGGTCCTCGGGAACCTTTCACACAGGTCTGGCTGGTGCAGCAGGTTTGAGATGCCCTAGAACTCCGACGTCAGAGAGGGCCCGTAAACCCTACGCACTTCAGCCATCACCAGCCTGGGCCCTTGTCTGGGACCAATGAGGCAGGGAGGATTAAATGGTGGGTGCTGCagaagcttgtgtgtgtgtggggggggatgtgtgtgtggatgtgttggTTGTgtctgtggtggtgtgtgtgtggggggtgtgttGAGGTGTGTGTGGGTTGATGTGTGTCTGGGGGATGTGTTGTGTGTGTAGAgatgtgtgttggtgtgtgtctGGGGGATGTGTTGTACGTCTAGGgatgtgtgttggtgtgtgtgtgtgttgtgtgtctgtggggacgtgtgtgtatgtgtgttgggaTGTGGACATCTCCATGTCATTCCTTCTGCATGGGGACACGCTATGGCTCCTGGTCAGCCCTGTCTCCTTAGCCCCACTGGGAGTCTGCCACCTTGCTGGCCCAGGCTGACTGGGGTCATCTCCCTGAGCCCTTCTGGGACACATGTTCTCATCCTTCATGGCCAAGTTGGCTGCCCTCTACTGCGGGGGGCTGGCCCCTGGCGCAGAGACCCAGTGCGCAGGGCCCTGTGGGCTCATTTTCAGACGTCAAcctccagtcctttcttcctagtccatcttgagTCTGGCAGTTCTGCTGAGACCAGCTCAGCATTGTGGCAACATGGGAATCGAACCCAGGCCCTGCTAGGAGGTGAGCATTCTGCCCATGCTCACCCTTGGGAGCCCTGGAAGTCCCCAGGAGGCATTGGGGTGCCCTGCAGGTGCTCATGATGCTGAGAGGTCACCCAGGATGGAGAGCTGGGTCAGCACAGGTTTTTCAGGCTGGAGGTCAAGCATTTGCAGTAAACTTGTTCTGGCAGATGATTGTTCATGAAACTTTATTTACAGATGTGGAGGGTCAGGTGTTAAAGAGTtcccaggaaggagccctggtggtgtagtgggctacacattgggctggcagctctgaggtcagcagtttgaaaccaccagccgctgtgctggagaaagaggtggctgtcTACTCCGTAAAGaggctcagaaacacacaggggcagttctaccctgtcccgtagggttgttctgggtcagaattgactcaatgatgttttttttggttgttgttgttttttagtttACAGTTCTTTTGACGATTTAACCCTCCAGACTCAACCATCTGAAAACCCTTCTTAGCCTTGGGGCGGTATAGTAGATGTGGGCCAGGTGGGGTCCTTGGCCCGTCTGCTCATGTTCCCTGAGTGAGTGCCTGCATTGCTCAATGCCCGTGTCCCctgaccccctcccccatctgTCTCTCATCATAAGGCTGTGTCGCCCCTCCACCCCAcgtgtgctgggggggggggggggcagaggctgGACTTTGGTGTCCAGGGCTCCAAGGTCACAGCAGCTGTTGTGGGCGGTTCCATGGGAGAACCAGGGCCGCCCTGCCCACAGCGCCCCCCATTTCTCCCGCAGGAACCTGCGCAAGGCCCCCAATGGCCTGGCCGAGGAGATCAGCTTCGAGGACTTCTTGACCATCATGTCCTACTTCCGACCCATCGACATCTCCATGGACGAGGAGCAGGTGGAGCAGTGCCGGAAAGAGAAGCTGAGATGTGGGTGCCCCTGAGCACCCTACTGCAGGGGGCTGGGTCAGAGAACAGTGTCATGCTAGGGACCTCCAAGTCCCAAGTGGGGCCCCATTTTCAGTGCCAGGTGGCTTCCCCCCGCTCTTAAGAAGCCTCTCACCATCCTCTTCTGGCCTTTTTGAGTGATTCCTGGTtccaagttaggctgctaacggggcaaggtcagcagttcgaaccctccAGCCAcggctcaggagaaagaagaggctttctgctcccgtcaaggtTGACAGCCTCCAACCCCCGCAGTTCCCCCGTCTTAGAGGGCCACTGTGAGATGGAATTGACCTGAGGGCAGTGAACTTGGCTTTCTGGTTTGGGAGGAGCAATGTGACAAGAACAGACCTCTGTTCAAATCTGGCTGTTCACGTGGTGGTTGTCCGTCAGAGCCCTGGTACGAAGGCGGGTGTGTTCCTCACCCTCAGAGCCAGGTACACAGCAGGCGTTCTCAGGGCGtatcccctgccctgcccttaggGAGCTGCAGCCGGGCTCTCTGCCCCTCAGCCTGAGTGGGGCCCGGGGTCCTAGTTCTGCGACGCCTGCCCTGGCTCTCACTGCCCCAGCTCTTGCACGGTGATCCCTGCCCCAAGCAGTGGCCCTGGTCCCTCGCACCCCATGCCTGGCCTTTCCCACAATACCTCCCAGCCCCACTAGAGGCTCAGCCGTAGGGGAAAATGTAAGGGGTGGGGTGCCTGGCTGTATTTAGCTCAGGAATGAGTCCTGGAAGCCTGCCCCTCCACCTCGAGGCCAGGCCAACCTCCCTGGGGCTATGCCATCATGCCGGCTTGGTCAGCAGACAGGGTCCTGTCTCAACTACTTAACTCTGTGCGCTGCAGCAGTGCCATCAGGCCTCCGTCCATCCAGGCTGCCCCGGTCTGGGGTGCATGGGGGTCCACGAGGGGACGCCGGGCCCCTGGGGGGGCTGCTTAATGCTCTGTAAATGCCTGTGCAGAGAACTGGGGAGCTGGGTCTTGGGACACCAAGAAGCCCATGAGGAACCCCCGTGTGTCACTCAGAGTGCGTGTGTGAGACCATACCTGGGCGTGTGTGTGTGACCTGCTGTGAGACCAACCAGGGGCCCAGCATGTGGGCAGGAGACCAGGTCACGATGATCAGCTGCCCTTTGTGAGTTTCAAAGCAGCATGGACTTGCCTGGTGTAAAGGCAACACCTTGCTGGGCCAGGTAACCTCTGGGTCGTAATGCCACCAGATTCGGCACTCTGAATGTGGCAGCTCCCACCCTGCTGTtgctctggttttcagaaggtgaCGTTAGGTCCCTGGTCTAAGGTCTCCTGGCTGGGGAAGGGGTCATTGTGGCCCTTTGGCCCATATGGCTTTGAGGACTCAATGGGATCTATGTTTAATAGAGCCTAGGGGGGCGGGCAGTGCCAGGCGAAAGCCTCTGTGGAAGGAAGTGGGGGCGAGGAGCTCGAGGATAGGCACAGTTTCTGGCGGGGTGTGTGCGTCCCAGGCCAAgctctttctctcccctccccccagttcTGTTCCACATGTACGACTCGGACAGCGATGGCCGGATCACGCTGGAAGAATATCGAAATGTAAAGTATGCTTCTGGCCCACCCCCAGCCTGCCTGTACTCCACCCTCGGTGGACGCCCAGGTGCAAGGTTGGtctgtcctccccccccccaggtggTCGAGGAGCTGCTCTCAGGAAACCCCCACATTGAGAAGGAGTCGGCGCGCTCCATCGCCGACGGAGCCATGATGGAGGCGGCCAGTGTCTGTGTGGGCCAGATGGTGGGTCTTCGCTGTGGCTGGGTggtggggcaggcaggcagggtagGGGCTATTATTACCTGGTGTGATCCTCATCATATGACCCCCGCCACCAAGTTTTCTGGGAAGTACTGTTGAGTCCACGGTGCAGAGGGGTGGGGTCCCACATGCCTTACTCCGAGGGGGGCAGGAGGCTGtggcagccccaggtggggacagtGGTCAGTGGGAACCTCGAGGGAGGTGGACAGGAGCTGgtcagggttgccctagcatggtGGAAGTGGCCAGCTGGGAGGATGGTGGTGAGGAGAACATGGTCAAGTAGAGCAGCTGTGACCTTGGGAGCCAGACAGTGCCCGGTTGTGGGGGGCCTTCTGGTAGGTGGGGTGTTGGACAGCGTCCATGCTCTGTGCTGCTGCAAACCCTAAGCTGTGACAACCAGAACGTCTCCAGACAGTGAATTCTCTGGGTGGGGAGGTGTGGGGTGGGACGGGAGAGCGGGATCAGCCCTGGCTCAGAACCACCTGCCTGGGCCATTTGAGGGGCTGCCCCGGGGTCCCCAGCCCTGCATCCCGAGGCTGACACTGGCAGGGGCTGCAGGCTCGCTACAGGAGGGCTGGCCAGGGCCCGTCACAGACCAGCCGCACGGCACGAGGGCCCTCGCTTCCTGGCAGTCCCCTTGCTGCCAGAGGGGAGACTGAGGCCGAGAGCATGCGAGGAGAGGCGGGACTTGTATTCCGCTCTGGGAGCACGACGTCCCCACCCAGGGGGCTGCAGATGGCTAAGGGCCAGCTGGAATGAGGGGTGTACtcagcaccttgggagaaaggccggcAGAGTTCTGACCCTGCAGCCAGGGTCAAAGCCCATGGAGAGCTGCTTCCTGGTCCTGCTCAGTCCACATGCCCAGCTCTGATGCTGGCACGAGGGGCCTCTGGTGGACAAGCTGCCTGGCACAGGTGTGGGAGGCTGGCAATGTGGTCACCCCCATCTCCCCTGGCTGAGTCtggtgaggggaggaaggagtGCCCAGCCAGAGAGCTAGTGGGCAAAGGTGTCAGAGCCCGAGCCTCACCCACCGGGTGCTGGCACAAATGGCCCAGAAGGAACGCCCTCTAAGCGTGGCGGCCGGCGTCTGTGTGGAGGGGTACGGACCAGGCTGCTCACATTTGCCCTGTGTTGGTCCCCAGGAGCCGGACCAGGTGTACGAAGGGATCACTTTCGAGGACTTCCTGAAGGTGCGtgtgggcagggcagggaggacAGGGGCGGGCGGGATGGAGCCCTGGTCAGGGCGGTGAGTGGCTCTTTGGCCACGGTCAGAGCCTGGCACGGCCCCCAGGTCGGAGCAGGTGGAGTGGTCTTCCCTGGGAAGGTGGCAGTGACCGTGGTCGGAGCAGCTGACATGGCACAGACCAGCCACAGCGGCCTTGCGCTTGGCACCCTGGTTCCTCTCCCAGGAGCAGCCCTGGGTGACTGTCGGAGGCCCCGTGGGTGTGCTCTGTGTTGGAGGTTGTCTCCTTTCACTAGCAGCcttctctgggggtggggggtgtcgtgGGACTGTAATGTCCCAGTGCTGACCGAGGTCTATACAACATAAGCACACTGCGGGCACTGTCTGGGTGGCTGCTGTTACGACATGGAAGGACTGGTCTACCCTCCTCGGGCCCTGGCCACCCTGTACAAGGGTCCCCAGGCCCCCAGCAGGACTTGGTCAAGCTGGAAGTTGCTCTCAGGAGAGGAGGGCCTGTGGCAGCTGGCTGGGGTTcaccaggcagcggggggaggaGGCACAGCCCCTGGACTGGAAGGAGAGGCTGCTACTGCTTCATCCATGCGATGCCCCGCCCCAGGCTGGCCCAGAAGAGGAAGCAGCCTAgacaacacctcatggtcacactggTGGCCATGGCCTGTGTCTAAGAGGGACGTATTTATTCTCAGGCCACTAGGGAAGCAGCGAACAAAGGGATTTCTTCTTCCTTAAGCCAGAAGATGGGACAGGGGCTGCCATTTCTCAAGAGCTAGCTGCCTTGCCTGGAAGGCCGGCCTTGCGCTAGTGCCCTCAGCGTGGTCCTGCCCCTCCTCACGCCAGCACCCATGGTGGCCCTGCTGCTCACCTGGCCTTTCTGAGCAGGTCTCTATCCCTGAACCCTGAAGCGAGGCTTTGTGTGCAGATTGGCAAGCAAGCACCTGTGGAGCCCGACACATGGTGGGCCCAgagaccccctcccacccctcacgACTGCCCCTGGAGAGGCTGAGAGTGATGGTTTGTGTCTGACGCTCCTGCCTGAGCAGAGGCCTAGCTTGCCACTCACCCCCCTCCTGCTCTCAAGGAGCCGGAGGGGCACAGCATGGCAGGGAGGGGCCAGGTGGTTCACAGGGACTTCCCGGAGCTTCACCGGCGGATTAGTGACTCGCTGTGACCGTCCCCCAGAACTCACATGCCAGCGCTAGACCCCAGGCAGAAGCAGCCTTTCCTTCCCTGGCGAGGGCTGGAGAAACATCCTGGTGCCCACTGGCTGGGAGGGTCGGGCCCTGGGCTGGGCCGGGCTTGGGTGGTAGCAGGCGGGAGACCTCTGGTGACAGCCCTGTCCTGTTCCAGATCTGGCAGGGGATCGACATCGAGACCAAAATGCATGTTCGGTTCCTGAACATGGAGACCATCGCCTTCTGCCACTGATCCCTCTGGCTCCACCACCCAGCGCTGCCCTTTGCTGCGGGGGCCTTGAGCCAGGGTGGCTGGCGGACTGtccgctgctgctgccgccgccgcgcTGCTGCGGCCCACCCCGGCCGGCTCCCCGTCCGCCTCCTGCCTGCACGTCCCTGTCTGGTGCGGCAGGTGGCGCGCCATGGTTTTTACTTCGAATAAAGCGTGGGTTTGTTACCGAATGTCCAAGTCTGTCCCTGGTCTGAGCAGAGAGCCAGCGGTGGCGGGTGGGTGGTGCATTCCTccccttgtctgtctgtctgggctGGGCTGACTTTGGCCTGTCTGTTTTccgcagggccagcagttcaaaaccaccagaggctctgcAGCGGGGAAAGAGGATGGCTTCCACTCCTGTCctaagggtagctgtgagtcagaattgactcattcaCAGGGAGGTGGTTTTGTTTGGAAATTTTTTTGCTGTTTCCCTTCCGAGCTGGGGGTCCCCCTGCCCCCGCCATCCAGGCAGTACTATAAAGGAAGAGCGGTGCATTGGGCCCGCTGGTCGGGGCCAAGCCTCTGGAGCAGCCCTTGGGGCTGGGGGCCTGGCTGCTCGTGTGCTCACTCTGGGGGTCTGCCTGGGTGGGCGTGTGGCTCGATACCCGCCTGCCCACGGGGTGAATGGAGGCATGAGGGAGGCTGTGCACAGTGGGAGGGGCTCCTCACTCGAGTTCCAGGCTTCTGCTCAGGGGCGGgtctccatccactggcctgccgTTCTATGGGCGGGAGGGGGTGGACAAGGTGGGCTGTGGTGGCTCCTGTTGTGGTGGTTGGCATGTGCACATTGACCTCCGGGGCCACCCTCGATGAAGGAGGCTCTCCTCCAGGAAGAAAAGACTCACAGCCATGGGCCATTTTGCTCTGTCTCACTGGATCGAGTGCCCAGTGCCGTGCTGAGTCCTGAAGGTAGGCAGTGTGCACCCGCCCTGCTCTCCACTGCTCTAACCACCTAGAGACCAAACAAAAGCCCCAAAGCAGGAGTGTAGCTGGCTGTCTCATAGAGACCTCCCGGGCAGAGCAGAGCCGCCCTGCGGGTGTCTGACGCTGAGACTCTTCAGAGGGGCAGAAAGCCGCCTCTCTCACACGAGGACCTGCTGCTGGTGAGTCTGAATTGCTGACCTGtcagcaccccaatgcttagcccactgtgctgccaggctcTTCCCCACCTGGCTGGAGAGGGAGCTCGGAGGGCCTGGTGTGGGGTCCTGGATGCCTTGCATCATTACTGGGAGGTGCCCGCATCCCACGCCCAGCCTCCCTGAAACACAGGACCACCTCGGTCTGTGTTTTCTGGGGTTCTGTCCCCTCTGCATCAGGCTTGTCTTCAACAAAGGCAGTTCATTAGAGTGTTTTCATAAATAAGTAAGGTACCTCCAGGCCCTGAGCTCCAGCTGGGAGATGGGGCCACTCGCCCGGCACCGAGGAGAGCCAGCCTAGTGGCTCTCATGGCTTGGATCTTGGCTTGTCTGTCAATGAGAATGTGGGGTCCTCAAGGGCGCCGGCCAACAGGCTGGGGAGGACACACACCTCTGCTGGAATGGCCACGGGTGGTCAGTGGTCGGCACAAACCTGGGACAGCAGGTGGGCTGCAGGTCACAGCGGAGAGGCCACACGGTGGGGCTGGGGTCTTGAACACAGCTCCTGCCATGGGCTAGGTTTGTGGGAGTgagggaggagcagctggtgaagggTGTGTTTGCCAAACCAGCAAGGGGCAAGTCAAACAAGTGCCTTGTCAGGAGCCTGCCTTCTATCAAAGTGCGCTGGGGACTCAAGGGACAGGGCAGAAATAAATGTGGAGGCAAATATTTGAAGGAAGCTGATAAGTGGGAGCTTGGAGGGCCTGGGTGAGGGTGGAGTGGCCTCGAGGTTCTCCCCCTCCTCCATGGCCTCTCTGGTCCCTGTGCCAGGAAGCCGGTGGAAGGCGTCTCATCCTGTCCTGCCAGATTAGCAGGGCAAGTGACCAGCCTTGAAAGCCCAtggagacacatttgtttgtgggTTTACAGAAGCACCGTGAGGTGGAAGTGGGCTGTGCGCAGCTGGGGGCCTGTGAATGTGAACTATGGATCAGGAGCACAGTGAGACCCAGGGGCCTCCAGGAGGGGCCATGTGTGCGGAGAGTAGGGAGTGAACTACGACCTGGCTTTAACAAAAACAGTTCCGGGATTTTCTAGCCCAAGGGCCTAGAAAGCTATTTTTATGCTTTTCTAACCAGAGACAGGCCGCCAGTAGACCTAATCCTTGTTGCCCAGTAGCTGAACCTGTTCCCACCTGCCTGCAGTTAGGAGGCAGAAGCGGAGCGCCTCGGTGGGTGCTGGGATGGTTCTGTGTGACATTACTAGGCTGATGGGAGTTAAAAACACAAGTTGCCTTGGCAATGGGCTCTGCAAACACCTGCCTTGCAGGCTGTCTGCCCACACAGTGACCTTGAGGAGCCAGTGCCCCTGCTGAGACTCACCAGGGCGACCCCTTTGCCTCTAGGCGCTTCCAGAATGCTGGGGCTCTAGCATTTGGGGAGGGTGGGCTGCTGCAGCTCTGGCCCACTGTTACCCTGGCAGCAAGGGCCTGGCTTGGGGTGTGGCATTGGTCTCATGTGTAGGGACAGTACGGTGGGTGTGGCTCTGGGGGCAGTTCAGCACCCTCCCCCCTGCATGCTGCTGGAAGCCCCCAGGACACCAGAGGCCGAACACAGTGACCACCTGCCACCCAGCGCAGCCCAGCAGGGAGCAGCCTGCCATCCGGCATGAGGGGCAGGCCCCGTCCAAATCGCCGCAGGCCCTGTCACCACAGCCAGGTAACCATCTGGCCTGGCCATGCAAGCCGCCCTTGCACTCATGGGGCTCGGCCGCAGCTGCTGCCTACCGGCCCGCCTGGAGTCAGGAGGAGGCAGCCCGGTGCAAGCCCGCAATCAGGGCCTTGCTGGGCGAGGGAAGGCTGCAACTTCAGCTGGAGAGAGCCAGCAGGTTTTCTGCAACGGAATGGGAGTTCTCATTTGGGGGTTGACTTACAAGGTGGGGCCTCCTGTTTCCAGGACACCCTGGGTGACAGACATCCAGAGACACCTTA
Coding sequences:
- the TESC gene encoding calcineurin B homologous protein 3; translation: MAFSFRQVSSDQIEQLHRRFKQLSGDQPTIRKENFNSVPDLELNPIRAKIVRAFFDNRNLRKAPNGLAEEISFEDFLTIMSYFRPIDISMDEEQVEQCRKEKLRFLFHMYDSDSDGRITLEEYRNVVEELLSGNPHIEKESARSIADGAMMEAASVCVGQMEPDQVYEGITFEDFLKIWQGIDIETKMHVRFLNMETIAFCH